Proteins from a genomic interval of Archangium lipolyticum:
- a CDS encoding histidine triad nucleotide-binding protein, producing the protein MSDCIFCKIRDGQVPARAVHRDEQCMAIEDINPQAPTHLLVIPLEHIPTVNDLTVDHRALVGHLYLTAAKLARQRGIADNGYRLVMNTHRDAGQTVFHIHLHVLGGRPLEWPPG; encoded by the coding sequence ATGTCTGATTGCATCTTCTGCAAGATTCGCGACGGCCAGGTGCCCGCCAGGGCGGTGCACAGGGACGAGCAGTGCATGGCCATCGAGGACATCAATCCGCAGGCCCCCACGCACCTGCTCGTGATTCCCCTCGAGCACATTCCCACGGTGAACGACCTCACCGTGGACCACCGCGCACTGGTGGGCCACCTGTACCTCACCGCGGCGAAGCTGGCCCGCCAGCGGGGAATCGCCGACAACGGCTACCGGCTGGTGATGAACACGCACCGTGACGCGGGGCAGACGGTGTTCCACATCCACCTGCACGTGCTCGGTGGACGTCCGCTGGAGTGGCCACCAGGCTAG
- a CDS encoding YoaK family protein yields the protein MFSAATSSRNRLAYSTLALLLAGAAGAVNATSFFAFGQHLTHMTGHVSAVGEAVATGRWRGALVAGKLVLAFVVGAITAAALLDASRHRRRGRHTPALFVEMVTLGAIGLWAHEHPGTNEPTLMWGLAFAMGLQNALVTRVSGAVVRTTHLTGVLTDIGIQLVRMVVWVRDGVRERGLLGLWHKVRELPSAEQFERTRLHLGLVLAFLSGSILGSALFLRIGAPAMVTPCVVLLLVMALDVSPAGARAPAT from the coding sequence ATGTTCAGCGCCGCGACCTCGTCGCGTAACCGTCTGGCGTATTCCACACTCGCCCTTCTGCTGGCCGGAGCGGCGGGAGCGGTCAACGCCACCAGCTTCTTCGCCTTCGGCCAGCACCTCACCCACATGACGGGGCACGTCTCCGCGGTGGGCGAGGCGGTGGCGACGGGCCGGTGGAGAGGCGCGCTCGTGGCCGGCAAGCTGGTGCTCGCCTTCGTGGTGGGCGCCATCACCGCCGCGGCGCTGCTGGATGCCTCGCGCCATCGGCGGCGCGGCCGCCACACGCCGGCCCTCTTCGTGGAGATGGTGACCCTGGGCGCCATCGGCCTCTGGGCGCACGAGCACCCCGGGACGAACGAGCCCACGCTCATGTGGGGGCTGGCCTTCGCCATGGGCCTGCAGAACGCGCTCGTCACCCGCGTCTCGGGCGCCGTGGTGCGCACCACCCATCTCACCGGAGTGCTCACCGACATCGGCATCCAGCTGGTGCGGATGGTCGTCTGGGTGCGCGATGGCGTGCGCGAGCGAGGTCTGCTCGGCCTCTGGCACAAGGTGCGTGAGCTGCCCTCCGCCGAGCAGTTCGAGCGCACCCGGCTCCACCTGGGGCTGGTCCTCGCGTTCCTGAGCGGCAGCATCCTCGGCTCGGCCCTCTTCCTGCGCATCGGCGCGCCCGCCATGGTCACTCCGTGCGTGGTGCTGCTGCTGGTGATGGCGCTCGACGTCAGCCCCGCCGGGGCCCGCGCGCCCGCCACCTGA
- a CDS encoding chloride channel protein, with product MDSSSQVGGPLRRQLKRLDRWVLRLLAVTNRIRLPGPSVLPVAGAVVGLYSGLAAGLFANLIALVSGVALGFPRLMDMLLPESDSRGALARAFAGARWHFEYLIVGVPLGLGALVLARIILPGGPRDQVKRRLEVLGLLVLGALSLYYPLVALAAVNSVLGHMEDPGRSLRQLSPWLMPLLPMVGGALVGRVLQNRPETHGHGVPEVVKAVEREGWLSGRDGVLKLVASAITIGTGGSAGREGPIVFGGAAFGSQVGLTLGFSRRELAILLASGAGAGIAASFNAPIAGAIFAMEIILREFQLRVFSPIILASVTATMVGRGVMGNGAMIQRVAYSMVSGWEIVFYAVLGLVTGLLAYAFIRSMHDIEELFHGKKAGRLSAFLGRQPLPLRAAMGGLLVGCLALVHPVVWGTGHEYINEAAVRELSLSLLASGCVLKLVGTALTLGSGGSGGTFFPMTVMGALAGGAFGEVLHAAMPGITAPSGAYAMVGMGGAVAALTRGPLTGLMMVYELSGNYAIILPLMVTCTIASALCHTLVERKAGVDLHTLLRTPVRAMVVWMEPVGPEVPVSELRERLLTAPVAALPVRGAEGQLLGVVTASTLGERWRQAEGGATVAALVDVASPVSPDTKVGDALAAMDTQTVDALPVQGEGQVGVVTREGLERFMRGERHKPRAEPPFTPTEIPR from the coding sequence ATGGATTCCTCCTCTCAGGTGGGTGGGCCGTTGCGCCGCCAGTTGAAGCGGCTGGACCGGTGGGTGCTGAGGCTGCTGGCGGTCACCAACCGCATCCGGCTGCCGGGGCCCTCGGTGCTGCCGGTGGCGGGCGCGGTGGTGGGCCTCTACAGCGGTCTGGCCGCGGGCCTCTTCGCCAACCTCATCGCGCTCGTCAGCGGGGTGGCCCTGGGCTTCCCCCGGCTGATGGACATGCTGTTGCCGGAGTCCGACTCGCGGGGGGCGCTGGCCCGGGCCTTCGCCGGGGCTCGCTGGCACTTCGAGTACCTCATCGTCGGCGTTCCCCTGGGCCTGGGCGCGCTGGTGCTCGCGCGCATCATCCTGCCCGGTGGACCGCGCGACCAGGTGAAGCGCCGGTTGGAGGTGCTGGGGCTGCTGGTGCTGGGGGCCCTGTCGCTCTACTACCCGCTGGTGGCGCTGGCGGCGGTGAACTCCGTGCTGGGCCACATGGAGGACCCGGGGCGGAGCCTCCGGCAGCTCTCGCCCTGGTTGATGCCGCTGCTGCCCATGGTGGGCGGCGCGCTGGTGGGCCGGGTGTTGCAGAACCGGCCCGAGACGCATGGCCATGGCGTGCCCGAGGTGGTGAAGGCGGTGGAGCGCGAGGGCTGGCTGTCCGGGCGGGACGGGGTGCTGAAGCTGGTGGCGAGCGCCATCACCATCGGCACGGGCGGCTCGGCTGGACGCGAGGGCCCCATCGTCTTCGGAGGTGCGGCCTTCGGCTCGCAGGTGGGGCTCACCCTGGGCTTCTCGCGGCGCGAGCTGGCCATCCTCCTGGCGAGCGGCGCGGGAGCGGGCATCGCCGCTTCGTTCAACGCCCCCATCGCCGGGGCCATCTTCGCGATGGAGATCATCCTGCGCGAGTTCCAGCTGCGCGTCTTCTCGCCCATCATCCTCGCGAGCGTCACCGCCACGATGGTGGGCCGGGGCGTCATGGGCAACGGCGCGATGATTCAACGCGTGGCCTACTCCATGGTGAGCGGCTGGGAGATCGTCTTCTACGCGGTGCTGGGGCTGGTGACGGGGTTGCTGGCGTACGCCTTCATCCGGTCGATGCACGACATCGAGGAGCTCTTCCACGGGAAGAAGGCGGGGCGGCTGAGCGCCTTCCTGGGACGGCAGCCGTTGCCGCTGCGAGCGGCGATGGGAGGGCTGCTGGTGGGGTGCCTGGCGTTGGTGCACCCGGTGGTGTGGGGCACGGGGCACGAATACATCAACGAGGCGGCGGTGCGGGAGCTGTCCTTGTCGCTGCTGGCCTCGGGCTGCGTCCTGAAGCTGGTGGGCACGGCGCTCACGCTGGGCTCGGGAGGCTCGGGAGGCACGTTCTTCCCCATGACGGTGATGGGGGCACTGGCGGGAGGCGCCTTCGGGGAGGTGCTGCACGCGGCCATGCCCGGCATCACCGCGCCGAGTGGCGCCTACGCGATGGTGGGAATGGGCGGGGCGGTGGCGGCGCTCACGCGAGGGCCGCTCACGGGGCTGATGATGGTGTACGAGCTGAGCGGCAACTACGCCATCATCCTGCCCCTGATGGTGACGTGCACCATCGCCTCGGCGCTGTGCCACACGCTGGTGGAGCGCAAGGCGGGAGTGGATCTGCACACGCTGCTGCGCACGCCGGTGCGGGCGATGGTGGTGTGGATGGAGCCGGTGGGGCCGGAAGTGCCGGTCTCGGAGCTGCGCGAGCGGCTGCTCACCGCGCCGGTGGCGGCGCTGCCGGTGCGGGGAGCGGAGGGGCAGCTGCTCGGGGTGGTGACGGCGAGCACGCTGGGTGAGCGCTGGCGGCAGGCGGAGGGCGGGGCCACGGTGGCCGCGCTGGTGGACGTGGCGAGTCCGGTGTCTCCGGACACGAAGGTGGGGGACGCGTTGGCGGCCATGGACACCCAGACCGTGGACGCGTTGCCGGTGCAGGGCGAGGGGCAAGTGGGCGTGGTGACACGCGAGGGGCTTGAGCGCTTCATGCGAGGGGAGCGGCACAAGCCGAGGGCCGAGCCTCCCTTCACTCCGACGGAGATTCCGCGTTGA
- a CDS encoding ABC transporter ATP-binding protein yields MDTLLDIQGLSAGYGPSPVLRGVDCSVRAGELWAVLGPNGTGKSTLLRSVLGAMPWTRGVIRLLGRERQEWEARALARQVAWVPQTVESAEGFNGLELVLMGRSPHLGLWGLTSASDEALALEVMEDLGVAYLAERSCEAMSGGERRMLLMARGLVQQPRLLLLDEPTAFLDVAHQVGALERVRERVDAGLGAVAVLHDVNLAAAFATHVLLLRDGEVLAQGPAPDVLQRERLEALYGVPMEMASAPSGARLFAPRARPPAERR; encoded by the coding sequence GTGGATACGCTCCTCGACATCCAGGGACTGAGCGCCGGCTATGGGCCCTCACCCGTGCTGCGGGGCGTGGACTGCTCCGTACGGGCCGGAGAGCTCTGGGCGGTGCTCGGACCCAATGGCACGGGCAAGAGCACGCTGCTGCGAAGCGTGCTCGGCGCGATGCCCTGGACGCGCGGAGTCATCCGGCTGCTGGGGCGCGAGAGGCAGGAGTGGGAGGCGCGGGCGCTGGCCCGGCAGGTGGCGTGGGTGCCGCAGACCGTCGAGTCGGCCGAGGGCTTCAACGGACTGGAGCTGGTGCTGATGGGGCGCAGCCCGCACCTGGGCCTGTGGGGTCTCACCTCGGCGAGCGACGAGGCCCTGGCGCTGGAGGTGATGGAGGATCTCGGAGTGGCCTACCTGGCGGAGCGCTCCTGCGAGGCCATGTCCGGAGGCGAGCGCCGGATGCTGCTGATGGCGCGCGGACTGGTGCAGCAACCGAGGCTGTTGCTGCTGGACGAGCCCACGGCCTTCCTGGACGTGGCCCACCAGGTGGGGGCGCTGGAGCGCGTGCGCGAGCGGGTGGACGCGGGCCTGGGCGCGGTGGCGGTGCTCCACGACGTCAACCTCGCGGCGGCCTTCGCCACGCACGTGCTGCTGCTGCGCGATGGGGAGGTGCTGGCCCAGGGCCCCGCGCCGGACGTGCTCCAACGCGAGCGGCTCGAGGCCCTCTATGGTGTGCCCATGGAGATGGCGAGCGCGCCCTCGGGAGCGCGCCTGTTCGCCCCGCGCGCGCGCCCGCCCGCCGAGCGCCGCTAG
- a CDS encoding serine/threonine protein kinase, with protein MNPSTSNARLRPFRPVPFGRYTLLSQLATGGMGEIFLARLEGLQGFEKLCVIKKILPQLAADPEFVERFVGEARTLVKLTHGSIAQVLDMGLHEGEAYMALEYVDGKDLRKVAARARDRQKPLPLTFILFVMGRVLDALAYAHRKKGDDEGELNLVHRDISPQNILISYEGEVKVIDFGLAKSRLSAAKTNPSIILGKFLYMSPEQARHQPVDRRSDLYAVGLCLYELISGRNPFDLLPPGELMSAVVQPSIRPLGEVMPSVPPALAQLVMKALAVEPAQRFQTAEELRGRLNACMLELDPGAGPESVSRYMHELFAPEYQGERKLLASLKEAGRPPEPEPVVIDMPEGAPPRPAATLPPKTIRLDGSVEPLSFRPTPRTRDGGPARDEGETRPAVVVEEPTRPAVAVEAIEESARGRSSSPSPGGSPTVDVSGLTASATPRASTPVPLGASRSITPTREVPVSAAMLRASIPPGATAPTARAMPAAPPPPAPVPIEDTPAWSPQLGREEAQETLEPSLEPHEELSAWDAQAEQEVETREQELPLEYEGEEVLPAEESPPEVDVRLEDTQPRIQLPLPSHDDTQPRISLPDVFHEDTQPRVVLDQSLFQESEEDEVSQGGRPRPGARGARRRTTSTGLPAVPQRPQSSPRMAPVPSRNRTDEDEENTEEAARLPSQEITKRTAMPQRPRRSRVWLVLGLLLLLGGCVAAVLFFMQRQQEQVKPQAPRPLSLPGNKTGSVPPREPAAPAPLVEEPSSLADSAREDSKESGSAGGPDSAAPLEALAADAGTSGTEDAGTPAAAPAGTLAVAPDTEPDTGSLAGTPAPELPMPAPLSSGSDEAPAAAPGKRPSQRGKRTNTISSRAPQSMLQKEWARTRTAYKALTKIHACESLEFLCSRYENLEAEVVGLGDVEDAEVLGKVKALYRDIQKKKSGS; from the coding sequence ATGAACCCATCGACCTCGAACGCTCGACTGCGTCCGTTCCGGCCGGTGCCGTTCGGCCGCTACACGCTGCTGTCCCAGCTGGCCACGGGCGGCATGGGGGAGATCTTCCTGGCGCGGCTGGAGGGCCTGCAAGGCTTCGAGAAGCTGTGCGTCATCAAGAAGATATTGCCGCAGCTGGCGGCGGACCCGGAGTTCGTCGAGCGCTTCGTGGGCGAGGCTCGCACGCTGGTGAAGCTGACGCACGGCTCCATCGCGCAGGTGCTGGACATGGGGCTGCACGAGGGCGAGGCGTACATGGCCCTCGAGTACGTGGACGGCAAGGACCTGCGCAAGGTGGCGGCGCGGGCGCGCGACAGGCAGAAGCCGCTGCCGCTCACCTTCATCCTGTTCGTGATGGGCCGGGTGCTGGACGCGCTCGCGTACGCGCACCGCAAGAAGGGAGATGACGAGGGGGAGCTGAACCTCGTGCACCGGGACATCTCGCCGCAGAACATCCTCATCTCCTACGAGGGGGAGGTGAAGGTCATCGACTTCGGCCTGGCCAAGAGCCGGCTGAGCGCGGCGAAGACGAACCCGAGCATCATCCTCGGCAAGTTCCTCTACATGTCGCCGGAGCAGGCGCGGCACCAGCCGGTGGACAGGCGCAGCGACCTGTACGCGGTGGGCCTGTGTCTGTACGAGCTGATCTCCGGAAGGAACCCCTTCGACCTGCTGCCTCCCGGCGAGCTGATGTCCGCGGTGGTGCAGCCTTCCATCCGGCCCCTGGGCGAGGTGATGCCGTCCGTGCCGCCCGCGCTGGCGCAGCTGGTGATGAAGGCGCTGGCGGTGGAGCCCGCGCAGCGCTTCCAGACGGCGGAGGAGCTGCGCGGCAGGTTGAACGCCTGCATGCTGGAGTTGGATCCGGGCGCGGGCCCCGAGAGCGTCAGCCGGTACATGCACGAGCTCTTCGCTCCGGAGTACCAGGGGGAGCGCAAGCTGCTCGCGAGCCTCAAGGAGGCGGGGCGCCCGCCCGAGCCGGAGCCGGTGGTGATCGACATGCCGGAGGGTGCTCCCCCGAGGCCCGCCGCCACGCTGCCGCCGAAGACGATCCGGCTGGATGGTTCCGTGGAGCCGCTGTCCTTCCGGCCCACGCCGCGCACCCGTGATGGAGGTCCGGCGCGCGACGAGGGCGAGACGCGGCCGGCCGTCGTGGTGGAGGAGCCCACCCGCCCCGCCGTCGCCGTGGAGGCCATCGAGGAGTCCGCGCGCGGCCGCTCGTCGTCGCCGTCACCCGGGGGCTCGCCCACGGTGGATGTGTCCGGCCTCACGGCTTCCGCCACGCCCAGGGCCTCCACGCCGGTGCCGCTCGGTGCGTCGCGTTCGATCACCCCGACGCGCGAGGTGCCGGTGTCCGCCGCCATGCTGCGGGCCTCCATTCCGCCCGGAGCGACGGCTCCCACCGCGCGTGCCATGCCCGCCGCTCCTCCGCCGCCCGCCCCGGTGCCCATCGAGGACACCCCAGCCTGGTCGCCGCAGCTCGGCCGGGAGGAGGCGCAGGAGACCCTCGAGCCGTCGCTGGAGCCGCACGAGGAGCTGTCCGCGTGGGACGCCCAGGCCGAGCAGGAGGTCGAGACCCGGGAGCAGGAGCTCCCATTGGAGTACGAGGGCGAGGAGGTACTGCCCGCCGAGGAGAGCCCGCCCGAGGTGGACGTGCGCCTGGAGGACACGCAGCCGCGCATCCAGCTGCCGCTCCCATCGCACGATGACACGCAGCCGCGCATCTCCCTGCCGGATGTCTTCCATGAGGACACGCAGCCGCGCGTGGTGCTCGATCAATCGCTCTTCCAGGAATCGGAGGAGGACGAGGTGTCCCAGGGTGGCAGGCCACGGCCCGGTGCTCGTGGAGCCCGCCGCCGCACGACCTCGACGGGCCTCCCCGCCGTCCCCCAGCGCCCGCAGTCCTCTCCGAGGATGGCGCCCGTTCCCTCCCGGAACAGGACGGACGAAGACGAGGAGAACACCGAGGAAGCGGCGCGGCTGCCTTCGCAGGAAATCACGAAGCGCACGGCCATGCCCCAGCGGCCCAGGCGCTCGCGGGTGTGGCTCGTCTTGGGACTCCTGCTGCTGTTGGGGGGCTGCGTGGCGGCCGTCCTCTTCTTCATGCAGCGCCAGCAGGAGCAGGTGAAGCCTCAGGCTCCTCGCCCGTTGTCGCTGCCGGGCAACAAGACGGGCTCGGTTCCGCCCCGCGAACCCGCCGCTCCTGCCCCCCTCGTGGAGGAGCCTTCCTCCCTGGCGGACTCCGCGCGGGAGGACTCGAAGGAGTCGGGCTCCGCTGGGGGGCCGGACAGCGCCGCCCCGCTCGAGGCCCTGGCCGCTGACGCGGGAACCTCCGGCACGGAAGACGCGGGCACGCCCGCCGCCGCTCCGGCGGGGACGCTCGCCGTGGCTCCCGACACGGAGCCGGACACGGGCTCCCTCGCGGGCACGCCGGCTCCGGAGCTGCCCATGCCCGCTCCGCTCTCGTCCGGCTCCGACGAGGCGCCGGCGGCCGCTCCCGGCAAGCGTCCGTCGCAGCGTGGCAAGCGCACCAACACCATCTCCTCGCGTGCCCCCCAGTCGATGCTGCAGAAGGAGTGGGCACGCACGCGCACCGCCTACAAGGCGCTCACGAAGATCCATGCCTGCGAGAGCCTCGAGTTCCTGTGCAGCCGCTACGAGAACCTGGAGGCCGAGGTGGTGGGCCTGGGAGACGTCGAGGACGCCGAGGTGCTCGGTAAGGTGAAGGCGCTGTACCGGGACATCCAGAAGAAGAAGAGCGGCTCGTAG
- a CDS encoding FHA domain-containing protein: MWQIIINGPGYFDTAYELPEGITHLGRADENDIVLGGDLVSRRHARLVVEGDSLSIEDLGSRNGSRVNGSPLQGSVDLQPGDTVTLGENTLSVRQPDMVENAATEMVDLGAGGVRRFGHGDDVGPSVILAKNVKSVELLRALDNISGPLDGTPATAAPIAPAPPTGPRGAYETLVLLFHTAEALATAANLTAFLETTMDRVLERIGATTAVVLLRHPTGVMVPAAVRHRGALAKGEVPVSDGIVDEALRQGRALLVGDVRDDRRFASRESVILYGVDRVLCIPIGLEAPFSGVLYVNTSARNDTELEIMLDACTAVAHLVATGVQKFSSTAAGQTLRHHLERFHAPEVVERRSAEAQRAGGKLPGLEERNLTFIHAELVGFGALCVRIGTARATALLNDFHSRLGGLVFSFEGTVEAFVGESLRAHFGAPYARPDDAVRAVRTALALRADWERHMARRPMDERCELRIGINTCRAMVGMVGPDARPSYTAVGEGVHVASWLAGTAMPGQVLITGKTLAVIGARFDVMPLGERLIRPPRDKVAAFEVVDEEVSQLTNPGVR, from the coding sequence ATGTGGCAGATCATCATCAATGGTCCGGGGTACTTCGACACCGCCTACGAGTTGCCAGAGGGCATCACGCACCTCGGCCGCGCGGATGAGAACGACATCGTGCTGGGGGGCGATCTCGTCTCCCGCCGGCACGCCCGCCTCGTGGTGGAAGGCGACTCCCTGAGCATCGAGGACCTCGGCAGCCGCAACGGCAGCCGCGTCAACGGCTCGCCCCTCCAGGGCAGCGTCGATCTGCAACCCGGCGACACCGTCACCCTGGGAGAGAACACCCTCTCCGTCCGCCAGCCCGACATGGTGGAGAACGCCGCCACCGAGATGGTGGACCTGGGCGCCGGGGGCGTGCGCCGCTTCGGCCATGGCGATGACGTGGGGCCCTCCGTCATCCTCGCCAAGAACGTCAAGAGCGTGGAGCTGCTGCGGGCGCTCGACAACATCTCCGGCCCCCTGGATGGCACGCCCGCCACCGCGGCGCCCATCGCACCGGCCCCTCCCACCGGTCCGCGTGGTGCCTACGAGACGCTCGTCCTCCTCTTCCACACCGCCGAGGCGCTCGCCACCGCCGCCAACCTGACGGCCTTCCTCGAGACCACCATGGACCGGGTGCTCGAGCGCATCGGCGCCACCACCGCCGTGGTGCTGCTGCGTCACCCCACCGGCGTGATGGTGCCCGCCGCCGTGCGCCACCGCGGCGCGCTCGCCAAGGGCGAGGTCCCCGTCTCCGACGGCATCGTCGACGAGGCCCTGCGCCAGGGCCGCGCGCTCCTGGTGGGCGACGTGCGCGACGACCGCCGCTTCGCCAGCCGCGAGAGCGTCATCCTCTATGGTGTGGACCGGGTGCTCTGCATCCCCATCGGGCTGGAGGCGCCCTTCTCCGGCGTCCTCTACGTCAACACCTCCGCCAGGAACGACACCGAGCTGGAGATCATGCTCGATGCCTGCACCGCCGTGGCCCACCTGGTGGCCACCGGCGTGCAGAAGTTCTCCTCCACTGCGGCGGGCCAGACCCTGCGCCACCACCTGGAGCGCTTCCACGCCCCGGAGGTGGTCGAGCGGCGCTCGGCCGAGGCCCAGCGCGCCGGCGGAAAGCTGCCCGGTCTGGAGGAGCGCAACCTCACCTTCATCCACGCGGAGCTCGTCGGCTTCGGCGCGCTGTGTGTCCGCATCGGCACCGCGCGCGCCACCGCGCTGCTCAACGACTTCCACTCGCGCCTGGGCGGCCTCGTCTTCAGCTTCGAGGGCACCGTGGAGGCCTTCGTCGGCGAGTCGCTGCGTGCCCACTTCGGCGCGCCCTACGCCAGGCCCGATGACGCCGTGCGCGCCGTCCGCACCGCGCTCGCCCTGCGCGCCGACTGGGAGCGCCACATGGCCCGCCGCCCCATGGACGAGCGCTGCGAGCTGCGCATCGGCATCAACACCTGCCGCGCCATGGTGGGCATGGTGGGCCCCGACGCCCGCCCCTCGTACACCGCCGTGGGCGAGGGCGTTCATGTCGCCTCGTGGCTGGCCGGCACCGCCATGCCCGGCCAGGTGCTCATCACCGGCAAGACCCTGGCCGTCATCGGCGCACGCTTCGACGTCATGCCCCTGGGCGAGCGCCTCATCCGCCCTCCTCGTGACAAGGTCGCCGCCTTCGAGGTGGTGGACGAGGAGGTCTCCCAGCTCACCAATCCCGGTGTGCGCTGA
- a CDS encoding cell surface protein, with protein sequence MRTHGTVARWSAWLVMPLLAVGCGAPSEEEPPQALVCTSDNEPFADKVVSFSPGEDAGFGQDGYPDIVLGPPHGAGAGMGSLDVLSLGRGGEIVLELTDIGVVDGPGVDLLVFENAFGYFAETGVVAVSEDGQTWHEFPCDSANRAGGYPGCAGVKPVSSSPENGISPTDPAVAGGDGFDLSTLGVARARFVRIRDTGSNSYGSSAGGFDLDAVAVVNGSPVCEWK encoded by the coding sequence ATGAGGACGCACGGCACCGTGGCGCGCTGGAGCGCCTGGCTCGTCATGCCCCTGCTCGCCGTGGGTTGCGGGGCTCCCTCCGAGGAGGAGCCCCCCCAGGCCCTGGTGTGCACGAGCGACAACGAGCCGTTCGCGGACAAGGTCGTGTCCTTCTCTCCCGGGGAGGACGCCGGCTTCGGTCAGGACGGCTACCCGGACATCGTGCTCGGGCCTCCTCACGGGGCTGGCGCCGGCATGGGCTCGCTGGACGTGCTCTCCCTTGGCAGGGGCGGGGAGATCGTCCTCGAGCTCACCGACATCGGGGTGGTGGACGGGCCCGGGGTGGACCTGCTCGTCTTCGAGAACGCCTTCGGGTACTTCGCGGAGACGGGCGTGGTCGCCGTGAGCGAGGACGGCCAGACGTGGCACGAGTTCCCCTGTGACTCCGCCAACAGGGCCGGTGGCTACCCTGGCTGCGCCGGTGTGAAGCCGGTGAGCTCCTCGCCGGAGAATGGCATCAGCCCCACCGATCCGGCCGTGGCGGGCGGTGATGGCTTCGACCTGTCCACTCTCGGTGTGGCCCGGGCCCGCTTCGTCCGCATCCGTGACACCGGGTCCAACTCCTACGGCTCCTCCGCGGGGGGGTTCGACCTGGACGCCGTCGCGGTGGTGAACGGCTCGCCCGTCTGCGAGTGGAAGTGA
- a CDS encoding FecCD family ABC transporter permease, giving the protein MSFTLARALGLGGVFLILLFAAFLVAVRFGDQPISLSDALGDPSSSSAIIFWSVRLPRALLAALVGAGLAASGVTLQGVLRNPLADPFVLGVSGGAALGATLSLFLGFATVGEVAQVGVGGGMERLSAPALFAFLGAVAAMLFVLVVSRGHGGRAPYAVLLTGVVFNAFASAVITLVKTLSDPNRLGEILYWLAGTLGYERTGTLILSALIQAVAIGVMLALSGRLNLLTLGDEDAASLGVSVVWTRRLLLLAASASVADAVVLSGLIGFVGLIVPHLLRLAFGPDQRLLVPLSALGGAAFLLLADLLARLAIPLFGSEPPVGVVTALLGGPLFLALLYRSGRLSAG; this is encoded by the coding sequence ATGAGCTTCACCCTGGCACGAGCGCTCGGGCTCGGGGGGGTGTTCCTCATCCTGCTGTTCGCGGCCTTCCTCGTGGCCGTGCGCTTCGGCGATCAGCCCATCTCCCTCTCCGACGCGCTCGGCGATCCCAGCTCCAGCAGTGCCATCATCTTCTGGTCGGTCCGGCTGCCGCGTGCCCTGCTGGCGGCCCTCGTGGGCGCGGGGCTCGCCGCCTCCGGTGTCACGCTGCAGGGCGTGCTGCGCAATCCACTGGCGGACCCGTTCGTCCTCGGTGTGTCCGGCGGTGCCGCGCTCGGAGCCACGTTGTCCCTGTTCCTGGGGTTCGCCACCGTGGGGGAGGTGGCCCAGGTGGGCGTCGGGGGAGGGATGGAGCGCCTCTCCGCACCGGCCCTGTTCGCCTTCCTGGGCGCCGTGGCGGCCATGCTCTTCGTGCTCGTGGTCAGCCGCGGCCATGGCGGTCGCGCGCCCTATGCCGTGCTCCTCACGGGCGTCGTCTTCAACGCCTTCGCCTCCGCCGTCATCACGCTCGTGAAGACGCTGTCCGACCCGAACCGGCTCGGGGAGATCCTCTACTGGCTCGCGGGGACGCTCGGTTACGAGCGCACGGGGACGCTCATCCTGTCCGCGCTCATCCAGGCCGTGGCCATCGGCGTGATGTTGGCGCTCTCGGGGCGGCTCAACCTGTTGACGCTGGGAGACGAGGACGCGGCCTCGCTAGGGGTGTCCGTGGTCTGGACGCGGCGCTTGTTGCTGCTCGCGGCGAGCGCCAGCGTGGCGGACGCCGTGGTGCTCTCGGGGCTCATCGGCTTCGTGGGGCTCATCGTGCCCCACCTGCTGCGGCTCGCCTTCGGGCCGGACCAGCGGTTGCTCGTGCCGCTCTCCGCGCTCGGCGGGGCGGCGTTCCTGCTGCTCGCCGACCTGCTGGCGCGGCTGGCCATCCCGCTGTTCGGCTCCGAGCCTCCCGTGGGCGTGGTGACGGCGCTCCTCGGAGGGCCGCTGTTCCTGGCGCTGCTGTACCGGAGCGGGCGGCTCTCGGCGGGCTGA